The nucleotide window TTGGCGATCGCTTTGAGAATCAGGATGAGGGTTGTAATCCGCTGTTGCCCGTCTACCACCTCTACGACCTGATGTTCAGTGGTAATGATAGTCCGTTTTTCCCGGCGAAGGCCCACGATCGTGGCCATGAAGTGATGTCGGTCATTCCCTGCGGCCCAGGTGCGATCGATATCCTCAAACAGGTCTTTCCGCTCTTTCGACCGCCAGCTATAGGCTCGCTGATACTGAGGAATCCTGAAAAGTCGCCCGTGAAGCAACCTGTCCAGAGTGACATGCTGTGGCTGGATGTCGATCATGGTTGCACTCCCTCGACCTGTGGCAACTTGGGATCTGATTTGCCGGAGGCGTCCTTTGGACAAATAAGCTGCGGCGGTTCGAATTTGCCTGATGGGCCTCCCCGGCATCGCACCGGCAGGCATGGCCCTACGTCGTCACTATACCCCGCGCCCGCGGCGTGTCAAGCGCACCGAGGGGGCGGCCTGGCCGCCCCCTCTCCCCCTACGCCTTCCGGTAAATCCTCCCGCCGGACTCGCGGAACTCGCGCGCCTTCTCCTCCACCCCCACCGCCGCCATCCTTCCGTTGAAGGACTGTGCAGCCCCGCGCGCCAGCGCCTCCTCGTCGCTCACGAGCCGCCCTCGGTCTTGCGGCGCGTTGCGTCAGGCCCCCGCGCCCGGAGCACCCGCAACGTCGCCACGCCCAGCACGAAGAACAGCGCCGCGTCGGCGACGAAGACCGACCTGATCCCCAGCGCCACGGTCATCGTCCCCCCAAACAGGGCCGCCATCCCCACGGAGAGCGCGTTGGCGCTCTGGACAACGCCGAACACCGCGCCCTGGTGCTCGCGCGGGACCGACGTGCTCAGCAGGGAGTTAATCGCCGTGACCAGCGTCCCCTGGCACAGCCCGATCACGCCGAACAGAAGGGCGGACGCCATGCTTGACTGCACCCAGACCAGGGGAACGTAGAAGACCGACGCGGCGAAGGCGGCGACCACGACGGCCCGCAGCAGGGTATTCGACTGCCCCCAGCGGCCCACGACCAGCGACGCCACCGAGCTCGTCAGCCCGATGACCGACAGCGCCACGCCCGCGGCGGTCGCGGCCCCCTCCGCAACCATGCCTTGCATGAAGACCGCCATGATGGGCTGGAGCATGAACGGGCCGAAGCCTATGGCAAGCAGCACCCACAGCAGAGGCACAACGTGCGGCAGGCCCAGCACCAGCCGGACATCGCGGATGGGGTGAATCCTCTTGTCGGCTCTCGCGACGGGACTGAACCTCTCGTGCACGTACCGCACGACAATGAGGAGCGCCACGCCCTGCAGGCCGGCCATCACGAAGAACGGGACGCGATGCCCGAATGCGTCCGCCAGGACGCCGCCCACGAGCGGCCCGACCATCAACCCCAGGAAGAACGACACTTGCAAGAGTCCCAGCGCGAATGCCAGACGCCCCCGCGGGACCTCGGACGCGACCAGCGCGGACGCCGCCGAGGCGACGCCGGTAAACGCCCCGTACGCCGCGCGCGTCAGGATCAGGATGAGCACACTGGGCGCCAGACCCGAAAGCGCCACCAGCACGATGCCGGCCGCGGACGCGCGCACCACCATCGGCTTGCGTCCGTAGCGGTCGGCCAGCGCGCCCCACAGCGGGCCCGCCAGGAAGGCGCAGAAGCCGCTGGAGAACTGCGATACGCCCGCCCAGAACGCCGCTTCCTCGAGGTTTTTCACCCCGAGCTCTTGCATGAACAGGGGAAAGATGGGAGTGACCGCGCTGAAGGAGAGAAGGGACAGGAACTGCACCAGCGCCAGCGCGTAGAGGTTCTTCTGCCAGCGGGGGTCGGAGTGGTCAACAGTCACTAGGGGATTATAGCGCTGGCGACCCCCATGCGCTATCCGCAAGTTACCGAGGGGAACCCACGAAGGCGTACCCTTGACTTCCCCAGCGCCAAATGTATACTAGGCCGCAATACATGCGCCATATGTTTAAAGTAATGACGTAGTCGTGCATGATTGTTATGAAAATTGTCGGCCCCAAAGCCGTGGTATTTAGAGCACGGATGACGCGTTCTGGCGAAGACCACAGAGAGGCAGTTTATGACAGACTACGTCCTGAATCCGGTCGGTGAACCAGCTCAGTCCGTCAAGCGCGCGAACCTGGCCCCGCGTCCAGGCAGCCTCGAAGGCAAGCGCATCGGTATTCTCGACGATCGGGTTACTCGCAGCATTGGCAACGTCACGGAAGTTCTCGGGCCTCTGGTAGAACAGAGATTCGCCCCCGGAGAAGTCAGGATATGGCTTAAACCAAACACCGGCGCGCCTTCCCCTCGGGCCCTGCTGGAAGACGTCATGCGCAACTCGGACGTCGTCATCCTCGCCTGCTGCGCCTGAGGGTCCTGTACGTCGGGCCTTGTGCACGACGCGGCGTTCCTGGAGAAGCAGGGAATTCCTACCGTGACTATCGCGGAAGACGCCTTCATCACAGCCGCTCGCAAAGGCGCGACATTCCTTGGCGTACCTGATCTGCCCTTCGTGGTCATTGCACAGTCGCGGTCATGGGAAACAGCCGAAGGCACAAAGAAGAAGGTCTCCGACGCCCTTGAGGAAGCAAAGCAGAAGCTGTTGTCCACGGCTCGCCCCGTGCCAGCGTAGCTTGTGGACGGTCGCCCGGACGAAGGAGAGTCATGACCAACCTCAGCTTGAAGTCTGAGCGCATTCCCATCCGGGACTACTTCGAATGGCAGGAGATGGCGTTTGACAAGGGCTGGTCCGACGGCTTTCCCGTCGCGCCGCCCCTGGAGAGTAAGGTAGCTGAGGTTGTGGAGTACCTGGGCCGGGAACCTGGAGAGCTTATAGGCGTGATACCTCCCGCTCACCGGCTCGCCACCATCGAAAAAATCGCGATCAACAGCGTGATGGGTGGGTGCAAACCTGAATACGTGCCCGTCATCATCGCCGCGGTCCAGGCAATGCTGGAGGAGCGCTTCAATCTGAACGGCGTGCAGGTGACCGCTCATAGCGCCCGTCCGCTTGTCATTGTAAGCGGACCGCTCGTCAAGCAGCTCGGTTTCAATGCGAAAATAGGGGTCTTCGCTGGCGGCTCCCGGGCCAACACCACCGTGGGACGGGCCGTGCGCCTCATTCTGTGGAACATTGGCGGCGCGTACACGGGCGACCCGGACCGCGCCAGCTTTGGGCATCCGGGACGATTCAGCTTTTGCATAGCGGAAGACCAGGATATTAATCCCTGGGAACCGTTGCACGTGGAGCGGGGCCTTGCTCCGGAAGACAGCGCCGTGACGGTCATAGCCGCGGAATCACCTCGGTGGATAAAGTACGGGCTTCGCATTCCTGGCAAGGAGAACCTCGAGAACATCGCGGACGCCATGTCCAACCTTGGGAACAACGCTGTCTACATCGGTGGCTATTTTCTGGTCGTCATCGGCGCCGGAGTCGTCCCTACCCTTGCCAGGGAGGGCTGGACAAAGCAGACGGTCAGGCAGTTCCTGTACGAGAAAGCTCGCCAGCCGCTTGGCCGCATTCGTCGCCACGCGGACTGGGCTTATGAAGACCGCTTCAAGAGCCGCCAACACTGGCATCCCGTGTGGGTGGACATGTCCGACGACAATTGCATGATTCCCTGCGTGGGCAAGCCTGACGACATTACGGTGATGACGGCGGGCGGGACCCACGGCAACGTGCTGTGCCCTGGCTGGCATGCCGGCGGCGGATGGCCTGTGACACGCCGGATTGAACTTCCGCGGCGGACGGCATAATCGTTTGTTTCCGCCGAACGCCTTCACATCTTCGTTCGATGCCCAGGGAGGATAGGGACACTCCATGAGTCAAGCTTCTTCAGAGCCGAAGTACGCCGTCGTATGGCCCCTGGGTCGACAAGAGCACAAGCCGCTCCGGGTACGAGGGCCCATTGCCGATTTGCGCGGAAAGACGGTGGGCCAGCTATGGGACAGACTCTTCAGAGGCAACGAGATTTTTGCGATCATTCGAGAAAAACTGCAAGAGAGATATCCTGATATCAAGTTCGTCAGCTACGATGTCTTTGGCAATATTCAGGGCCCGGACGAGCCGGAAGTCATTGCCGCGTTGCCTGAGCTGCTGCGCAAACACGGGTGTGATGTCGTCATATCGGGCATTGGCGCCTGAGGTGTCTGCACGCCCGCGGTCATACGGGCCAGCCTGGTAGCCGAAACGGCAGGTGTCCGCAGCGTTTCGATCGTGTCCAGCGGCTTCGCGAAGCTGGCGCACAGGTCGGCGGACATATTCGGTGTGCCCAACTTGCCGATCGCGGAATATCCTGGCGTCATCATGGTTGACGGCGCTGCTGATTTGCACCGCAAGGCGGAGATGCTGGTCGCCCAGATCGTCGAGGGACTGGCGACTCCGCTGCGGACCGTGGTGAAGTCTTCCGAGCCGAAAACAACAGACATCGTGTGCGAAGGCACGCTCGACGAGGTCCAGGAGTTCTTCACGAAAAAGCTGTGGACGGACGGGCTTCCCATTCGGCCGCCGACTATAACAAAAGTCGAAGAGTTCCTGCAGTGCACCGATCGGCATCGAGACGAAGTCATCGGTGTGATTGGACTTGAGAACCGTGAAGCCACCATATGGAATATCGCAGTCAACGGCGTCATGGCGGGATGCCGTCCTGAGTACATGCCGATCCTCATAGCAGTGGTAGAAGCCATCGCGGACGCGGACTTTCGTGTCCACGAGTCCGGAGGCACGCCCGGATGGGAGCCGCTCATCGTGCTGAACGGACCAATTGTCAAGGAGTTGGACTTCAACTATGATTGCGGCGTGATGCGGGTGGGAAGGCAGGCGAACTCAAGCATCGGGCGGTTCCTCAAGCTCTACATGAGAAATGTCGCGGGGCTGCTCACTCCGCCGGAGTCAACGGACAAGGGGACGATAGGATACACGTTCAACGTCGTCCTGCCGGAGAACGAGGATGTCATAATGGCTCTCGATTGGGAACCCTTCAGCGCGGACAGGGGTTTTCCGCGAGGAGAGAACGTTGTGACCGTCCAGAGCGCCAGAGCGATCACCCCGCCTATTTATTGCGGCGGGAACACGGCTAAAGAGGCGATGGAAGCCCTGGTTGAGATTTTCGGCACGACGTGCTCCTACACGGCCTACCTTGGACTGCGCCACAGGAACTATCACCCGCTGCTGCTCATCAGCCCCAGCATTGCGCAGGTGCTGGCCAAGGATGGGTGGAGCAAGAACGATGTCAGGGCTTATCTGTACGAGCACTGCCGGATGTCCGTCAGGGACTTGGAGAAATGGGCTTGGAGGACGGGACACACGGACTTCAGTGTCTCCGGGCTTGTTGCGGCAGGCAAAATACCGAAGAGCTACGGTGAGTCGGAAGATCCGGAGAGACTGGTCCCCGTGTTTTTCCGCGCTGATTCAATAGGTATCGTTGTGGCGGGCGACCCGGGAAGAAACCAGGCCAAAGGCTATGTGCACAATCACCGGCCGCCAGTCAGCAGGAAGGTCAACCTGCCGGCGAATTGGTCGAGCCTCGTAAGAGCATCACAGGCTGGCACAACGACGGGCTTGCGGTAACCTAAACATTTGAGGAGGGGAACCATGGGTAATCGGATATCTCAGAGCGTAGTTGGTCGGCCGCTTGTTCGGCTGGGCAGTCTCCTGGTGGCTGGAGTCCTTGTCCTGTCCGCCTGCGCTCCCAGCGCCGCGCCGGCGCCTCAGCCCGCGTCATCAGCGCAGCAGTCCGCGACTCCAGCGCCGCCCCCCGCGACTCCGACCTTGGCTCCCCCAACGCCCAGGCCGTCCGCGCCGGCAACGCCATCTCCAGCCTCAGCACCGGCCGCCGCGCGGACTCCGTCCGGGGCGACTGAACAGCCGAAATACGGGGGAGTGCTCGCGGTCCGAAACCCTGACCCCGTATCCACATTTGACATGCATCAGGCGACCCGCATTGACGTCTCAATCCCCTTCAGTAACGTTTACATCGGTCTCCTTCGGAAGGACCCTGTTGATGGTGAAACAGTCATCCCCTCCATGGCAAAAGCATGGACGATCAGCCCCGATGGGACTGAATACATACTCACGTTGCAGCCCGGCATCAAGTGGCACGACGGACAGGCGTTGACGACAGAGGCAGTGGCGTGGAGCCTGAACCGGATGGCGCGCCCGCCGAGGGGGGTCATCAGCCCGAGGGCGAGCGGCCTCCTCGTCGGGATGGTGCAGGCCGAAGCTCTGGACGCTGCGCGCGTTCGTATCACCCTGGACGCCCCGAGCGGCTCCTTCCTCGACAGGCTGGCGAACGACTGGATCACCGTCTTGCCCAAACACATCCTGGACAAAAAACAGGGTGACGCGCTGGATGTCGTTGTAGGCACCGGAGCATTCAAATTTGTGCGGTACAACGCCAACGTCAGCGTCGAGCTGACGAAGAACAAGGAGTACTTTGTACCAGCGCGGCCTTACCTGGATGGCATCACCTTCTTCATCATCCCGGAAGACCGCACAGCGTTTGCCGCCCTGCGGACAGGGCGGGTGCAGCTCACCACCGTTGCGTCCCGCGCCATCAGCGCCACTGAAGCCGAGCTCGTCGAAAGCGATCCGGACCTGAGTAAGAAGATCCTGGTGGAGCGCTATGCGTCTCCCTCCAAGAACGGCTTCATGCCCAACAATGAAATCGCACCCTGGAAGGATGTCCGCGTCCGGCGTGCGGCGAGCCTGGCGATGGACCGTCAGGCCGCGGTGACAATAGCCAAGGACGCAGTCATCGGAGGCTATTTGAGCCCCCGCACCAAGTGGGGCATACCTGTTGAAGAGCTTGTCAAGCGGCCCGGATTCCGGCAGCCGAAGGACCAGGACATCGCGGAGGCCAAGCGGCTGATGGCTGACGCCGGCTATGCGAATGGAATCGATATCCCCCTCCTCTGCCGCCTGGGTTTCGACTGCGAGCAAATGGCTCCCCTGCTGGGGTCTGATCTTGCCAGGATCGGCATTCGAGCGAAAATCGTTCCAACGGCGACCAATGTCCTTACAGAGATATTCAACAAGGGTCAGTACAGCGCTGCCCTTTACTCCGCGACCGCGCCGCTGGCCGACCCGGACAGCCTCCTGACGTCGTATCTGACCGGCGATGGGCGCAACTGGAGCCGGTTCGGCGACGCGCAGGTTGACGCATGGTTCAAGGAGCAAAGCCGCACGCTTGACCAGAGCAAGCGTCTTGAGATCGTACGCAAGATTGAGGAACGGCTGCTGGAACTGGAGCCACTGCCGAGCCTGTACTTCCGTGACTACCTCCGCGCGCGCTGGAGGACTGTGAAGGGCTTTAGAAGCGGCCCTGACCTTTTCCAGGACGAGAATCTGGAGTATGCGTGGCTGGACAAATAGGCACTGCGTTTTGATCCGCCTGTAGCCACACGTATTCCGTGGGGTTTAGCGACGCGTCAATTATGGCGTTGCCCGTGTTTTGAGGGACGGCGATGTTTGCCTATGTGATTCGCAGACTGATCCTGTTTATCCCTGTTCTGCTGGGCGTATCCTTGATCATCTTCCTTGTGATGCGCATAGTCCCCGGAGACGCGGCCTACGCGACGCTGGCCGGACGCGGAGGTGAGGGAATTGTCACAGAGGAAGCCCTTGCCACAATGCGGCAGCGCCTCGGGCTAAACAAGCCTTATCCGCAGCAATATCTCGACTGGGTCTGGGGGATGGCCCGGCTCGACTTTGGCACGTCGCTGACCACACGCGTACCCGTGTGGAAGGAGGTGACGCAGCGGTTGCCTATCACCATTGAGTTGGCGGTCCTTACAGCGCTCATTGCCACCGCGGTCGCGGTGCCCGTGGGCACATTTTCAGCGTTGCATCAAGATACGCCGCTTGATTACATACTCCGAATCGTCACAATCATCGGCCTGGCCGCACCCACGTTCTGGATAGGGACACTTACAATCATGGCGTTGGTACGCTACTTTGACTGGATCCCGCCGCTGGGATTCTCCAGCGTGCTGGACGATCCCTGGACAAACTTCCAGCAAATCATCTGGCCCGCCGTCGGCCTGGGTTACCACCACGTCGCGGTTATCGCACGGATGACGCGCTCCTCCATGTTGGAGGTGTTGCGGCAAGAGTACGTGCGCACGGCGTGGGCCAAGGGCCTGCGCCAGCGGGTGGTGATCAACCGTCACGCGCTGAAGAATGCCATGATGCCGGTCGTCACGCTCATTGGTGTGCAGTTTGCCGTGCTTCTGGGTGGTACGGTCATCATGGAAAGCATCTTCTCCATTCCGGGCATGGGCAGGGCTCTCATAGAGGGGATTCAGCTTCGCGACTACACGGTGGTCCAGGGTTGTGTCGTCATCTTTGCGCTTCTCATTCTCATTGTGAACCTTCTGGTAGACCTGTTGTATGCGTGGCTTGATCCGAGGATCGGCTATGGAGCCTCCTGAAAACGGCAATCCGTCTGTGCGCGAGGCGAAGAGTGCAATCTGAGCAAATGTCTCTGTTGAGAAAGTCCTCACCACCCGTCCTGCTCATTCGATGGGTTCGCGTTATCCTGCGCTTCGCTCAAGCTAAACCGATGGCGGCGGTTGGCGCACTGATTATAGTTGCCGCGCTCGGGGCTGCGATTTTCGCGCCCATCATTGCCTTGAGTGACCCGCTCAAAGTGGACACCAGCCGTATCCTGGTCCCGCCGGGCCGGGCTGCTCCACTGGGGACTGACTTCCTAGGAAGAGATGTGCTGAGCCGCATTATTTATGGCGCTCGGATATCGCTGTACGTGGCGGTTTCATCAATAACGGTTTCCCTGATAGCTGGAGCACTGCTGGGAGGCGTCGGAGCATACTTTGGCTCCAGGATTGACATGCCGATCCAGCGGGTCATGGATGCGATGATGGCTTTCCCGAGCCTGGTCCTTGCCCTGGCGCTTATGGCATCCCTGGGACCAAATCTGAACAATGTCGTTGCCGCAATAGCAATCGTTTACACGCCGAGAACGGCGAGAATCATACGTTCAGCAGTGTTGGCTGTCAAAGCTAACCAGTACACCGAGGCGGCGCGCGCGGTGGGTTGCTCGCATGTCCGGATTTTATGGCGGCATATCGCCCCCAACTGCGTTGCCCCGGTCATCGTCATCGCAACCGTGAACCTGGGCGTCGCCATCTCGATAGAAGGGTCTCTCAGCTTTATCGGTGTCGGCGTTCCACCTCCAACGCCATCCTGGGGTAATATGGTCGCCGGCGCCGCCATCGAGATGGCCCAGAAAGCTCCGTACCTGCCGCTGTTCCCGGGGATCGCCCTGACTCTGACAGTCCTCGGCTTTAACCTCCTTGGCGACGCGCTGCGGGACATGCTGGACCCTCGCCTGCGGACGCGGTAAGGAGCGCACGAGCGACTACGGAGGGAGACTCATTCTGTCTGAGTGGATTACCTGCGCTCTTGCGGCGGGTAGGCCTTTGCAGCCGGTGCAAAGGGGCGCCATAATCGCGGCCCCATAATCCGCTTCCTCCGCGGACCAGCCGGGCAACTCCATCGCCCGCCCCGTTCGCGCTGTCACGCCGAGTCCTGTGGAGAAGGACGAGGAATCTCCCTCGCGACCGAGCGGCAGGGTGTTACGGGCGCACCTGCCCGTTCCCGTAAATGACCCATTTGTAGCTGGTCAGCTCGCGCAGGCCCATCGGCCCGCGGGCGTGCATCTTCTGCGTGCTGATGCCCACCTCCGCGCCGAGGCCGAACTGCCCGCCGTCCGTGAATCGCGTGCTGGCGTTCACGTACACGCAGGCGGCGTCCACGTCGTCCAGGAAGCGCATCGCCGCCGAGTAGTCCTCGGTGATGATGGCCTCCGAATGGCCGGAGCCGTACTTTTCGATGTGCTGAAGCGCCTCCTCCTCGCTGTCCACCACCTTAATGGCGGCCACCAGGCTCAGGAACTCCTTGCCCCAGTCCTGCTCGGTGGCGGGGACAGCCCGCAGGCCCTTGTCGCCCGCCAGCAGCGCCAGCGCGCGGCCGTCGCAGCGCAGCTCCACGCCCGCCTTCGCCATCTCCTTCGCGATGAGCGGCAGCCCCTTCGCGGCGGCGTCCTTGTGGATGAGGACGCAGTCGAGCGCGTTGCAGACGGTGGGTCGCTGCACCTTGGCGTTGAAGACGATGCGCACGGCCTTCTCCAGGTCCGCGCTCTTGTCCACGTACGCGTGGCAGACGCCGACGCCGCCGGTGATGACGGGGATGGCGGCGTGCTCCGCCACGTAGCGGATGAGTCCGTCGCCGCCGCGCGGGATGAGCAGGTCAATGACACCCTTCATCTGGAGCATCCTGTCCACCAGCGCGCGGTCGGTGCTCTCGATGAACTGGACGGCGTCGGCGGGCGCGCCCGCCTGGGCGATGGCGTCGCGCACGACGCGGGCCAGCGCGGCGTTCGAGTGGATGGCCTCCTTGCCGCCGCGCAAAATGCAGGCGTTGCCGGACTTGAGGCAGAGGACGGAGATGTCCACGGTCACGTTGGGGCGGCTCTCGTACACGGTGGCGATGACCCCCAGGGGCACGCGCCGCTTGCCGATGACCAGGCCGTTGGGCAACGTGCGCATGTCCGCGACCTCGCCGATGGGGTCGGGCAGCGCGGCGACGCCGCGCACGTCCGCGGCCATGCCCGCGAGCCGCTTCGGGTCGAGCAGCAGCCTGTCCAGCAGGGCGTCGGTCAGCCCGTCCTTCCGGCCCTGGGCGCAGTCCTTCTGATTGGCGGCGAGGATTTCCTCCTCGCGCGACTTCAGGGCGTCCGCTATTGTGAGCAGCGCCCTGTTCTTAACGTCGGTGGAGAGCCGGGCGAGCTGCCGGGCGGCCTGCCGGGCGCGCTTGCCTTTGGTCTCCAGCTCCTGCTGTGCGCTTGCGAGGGTCATGGTGTCCTCCCCTGGGGGTAGGCGTGATCATCTCCGAAAGGCTAGTGTCCCGTTTTTGAAATACGTTCCCTATTCCATGTCATACCGGCTTCCGCCGGTATCCAGAGAAGCACCGGGGAACGCTGGATTCCGGCCTCGTATCGGGTACGGGGCAAGCTTTTCGCCGGAAAGACGGTAAGTGTCCGGGGGCGTTTCCTCGAACAACTTCTCATGCATGAAACAGTATGCGTACTCCGGGAACACCACACTAGGACATCAGCTCCCCTTGTTCCGCCTGCTCCTGCTCCGTGGGCGCCTTCGCGAAAGGTGACTTTTGCGCGCCAGGCGATTTGGCCTGCGGCGTCTGTGGCCGCTTCCCCGCCAGTATTTCCTCGATGGTCAATATCTGAACGCGCGGGTAATTCTTCTTCCAGAAATCATTATGATAGATCCCCGCAGCGGCAGCCTCTGTAATCATTGGCTGAGTCGGGGGTTCCAACGTCAGAAGAACGCCAACAGGCTCTTTTTCCCGATCCAGCACGCCTACAAGGTCACGCACCATGCCCACGTTGACCTTCTCGCCGCCCTTGACCGAGACAATGACCCGTTTGTAGTCCTCTTTCGATCCGGCGAAGAAGGGAATGACACCGTCAATACCTTTGTCCGCCCCTTTCTTCTTGCCCGCAACGGGCTGCGCGCCCAGCCTGTCCAGCGCCCACCACTGGAACTGGTACTTGTCCCGTTTAGCTAGCTCTTGCGCGCCAGCCAGATCAACAGGTTCACCAATGACCTCAATAGCGATGCTTGGGAAAGCGTCCTGCATGCGGCGGCGCACGAGGCCGATAGCCAGATGCGTGACGTCTATGCCAATCCAACGGCGGTCCAGTTTGTGCGCGGCGTGGACGGCGGTACCGCACCCGCAGAACGGGTCGAGGACAACGTCACTTGGGTTGGATGAGGCTGCGATAATTCGCTCAAGGAGCGCTAATGGCTTCTGGGTGGCGTAGCCCAAGCGCTCTTTTGGACGGTTGTGCACCGGCAGCAAATCGAACCATAGGTCCTGTGCCGATGCACCTGAAGACTCGTCAAGATATATCTTGTACCGCGGCACACCGGTCTTGCTATAGACGATTCGTCCTTCTCGCTCTAGGCGCTCCATATTCTCCTTTGAGAACGCCCAGTAACGCCCAGCAGGGGGTTTCTTGCCTTTCCACTCATATAAAGTGTCGCCACCCGGTTTAGCTGCATGCAGAGGCTGTGTCTGATAACGACGCCCGCCTGCATCCACGTAACGATAGATATTGTCAACATATTCGGGCTCATATGGCGTGTAGATGGTTTTCCAGGTTCGCTCGTCGCCCTTACTGTAGAATAGAATTGTGTCGTGAATGCGCCCAAAATGCTTCGCACCTTGCACAACATCACTATGTGCAGAGGAGCGTTTCCATACGATCTCATTAACAAAGTTCCTCGGCTCGAACACTGAGTCCATTAGAACACGCAAGTAGGGCCCTGCCGTGGGGTCACAGTGAAGGTAGATGGAGCCGTTATCCTTTAGCACGCGGTGCAACTCCACCAGCCGCACGGCCATCATGGTAAGGTAGGCAGTCACATCGTTGTGTCCTAGCCCCTCTACCATCGCCTTCAACATCCGCGCCACTTGCTGATGCGGGCCGGTCACAATTTCCTCGTAGATTTGGGCCGTCTTTGGCGCCCACTGCCACGTATCCTCAAACGCCTCTAGCTGGGCCTCGCTGGCCGCTCCGGTGGACTCGCGGAAGAGGACGTTATACGAGCGGCTGGAGTTGAAGGGCGGATCAAGATAGATGAGGTCAACGGAAGCATCGGGAATATGGCGGCGCAGAACGTCCAGATTGTCGCCGTAGTACAGGACGTTTGTTTTCATCGCGCCTCTCCCCGCCATAGCTCTGGTGCAGTGTCCCCGAAGGTTGTTGACGAATCGTCATTCCGGCGAAAGCCGGAATCCAAGTTCCACAGGCTCCCCGACTGGATTCCGGATCAGGTCCGGAATGACGGGTATCGAGCTGCCTTTTTCGGGGCACCGCACTAGCGACGGCTAAAGGTTATCAGCAAAGCCCGCGCGCCCGCCAGTTTACCAGTCGGCGAAGGGGACCGCCTTCACCGCGCCTAGCTCTCCGTAGCCTATGAACGTGTAGCCCGGATAGTCCTTGAGGGTCTCGCCGCGGGCGTCCAGCCGTATCTGGCCCCGCGTCTTGTCCTCTATCTCCAGGATGAAGATGCGGACGCCGGACTCGACGAGCTTCCGGACCTCCTCGGCGTGGTCGAGCGGCTTGACAGCGCCGCCCCAGCGCGCGTAGCTCACCGTCTGGCTGGGCGTGTTCCAGTACGCATAGGTGACGCTCGCCACTTTTTCGCTCGTGCGGCCGTGGTACAGCGTGCCCTTGCCGATTGTCGCGCCGGTGTTCATTGCAGTACCTCTACAGCACAACCAGGTTGTTGCGGTGCACGACCTCGTCGCCGAAGCTGTGCCCCAGAAGCTCCGAGATGCGGCTGGACTTCGCGCCCTTGATCGCCTGGACCTCCGCCGCGTCGTAGTTCACGATGCCGTAGCCGACCTGCCTGCCGGATGCGTCAAGGATGGTGACGATATCGCCGCGCTGGAAGTCGCCGCGCGCGTCCCGCACGCCTGCGGGCAACAGGCTCTTCCCGCCGGTGCGCAGCGCCCCCGCGGCGCCGTTGTCCACGACAAGCTCACCTCTTGCGGACAGCCCGCTCAGGAGCCAGCGTTTACGACTGTCAATCTTGGAGTGGCAGGGCGG belongs to Dehalococcoidia bacterium and includes:
- a CDS encoding ABC transporter permease → MAAVGALIIVAALGAAIFAPIIALSDPLKVDTSRILVPPGRAAPLGTDFLGRDVLSRIIYGARISLYVAVSSITVSLIAGALLGGVGAYFGSRIDMPIQRVMDAMMAFPSLVLALALMASLGPNLNNVVAAIAIVYTPRTARIIRSAVLAVKANQYTEAARAVGCSHVRILWRHIAPNCVAPVIVIATVNLGVAISIEGSLSFIGVGVPPPTPSWGNMVAGAAIEMAQKAPYLPLFPGIALTLTVLGFNLLGDALRDMLDPRLRTR
- a CDS encoding MFS transporter translates to MTVDHSDPRWQKNLYALALVQFLSLLSFSAVTPIFPLFMQELGVKNLEEAAFWAGVSQFSSGFCAFLAGPLWGALADRYGRKPMVVRASAAGIVLVALSGLAPSVLILILTRAAYGAFTGVASAASALVASEVPRGRLAFALGLLQVSFFLGLMVGPLVGGVLADAFGHRVPFFVMAGLQGVALLIVVRYVHERFSPVARADKRIHPIRDVRLVLGLPHVVPLLWVLLAIGFGPFMLQPIMAVFMQGMVAEGAATAAGVALSVIGLTSSVASLVVGRWGQSNTLLRAVVVAAFAASVFYVPLVWVQSSMASALLFGVIGLCQGTLVTAINSLLSTSVPREHQGAVFGVVQSANALSVGMAALFGGTMTVALGIRSVFVADAALFFVLGVATLRVLRARGPDATRRKTEGGS
- a CDS encoding glutamate-5-semialdehyde dehydrogenase, whose amino-acid sequence is MTLASAQQELETKGKRARQAARQLARLSTDVKNRALLTIADALKSREEEILAANQKDCAQGRKDGLTDALLDRLLLDPKRLAGMAADVRGVAALPDPIGEVADMRTLPNGLVIGKRRVPLGVIATVYESRPNVTVDISVLCLKSGNACILRGGKEAIHSNAALARVVRDAIAQAGAPADAVQFIESTDRALVDRMLQMKGVIDLLIPRGGDGLIRYVAEHAAIPVITGGVGVCHAYVDKSADLEKAVRIVFNAKVQRPTVCNALDCVLIHKDAAAKGLPLIAKEMAKAGVELRCDGRALALLAGDKGLRAVPATEQDWGKEFLSLVAAIKVVDSEEEALQHIEKYGSGHSEAIITEDYSAAMRFLDDVDAACVYVNASTRFTDGGQFGLGAEVGISTQKMHARGPMGLRELTSYKWVIYGNGQVRP
- a CDS encoding ABC transporter permease yields the protein MFAYVIRRLILFIPVLLGVSLIIFLVMRIVPGDAAYATLAGRGGEGIVTEEALATMRQRLGLNKPYPQQYLDWVWGMARLDFGTSLTTRVPVWKEVTQRLPITIELAVLTALIATAVAVPVGTFSALHQDTPLDYILRIVTIIGLAAPTFWIGTLTIMALVRYFDWIPPLGFSSVLDDPWTNFQQIIWPAVGLGYHHVAVIARMTRSSMLEVLRQEYVRTAWAKGLRQRVVINRHALKNAMMPVVTLIGVQFAVLLGGTVIMESIFSIPGMGRALIEGIQLRDYTVVQGCVVIFALLILIVNLLVDLLYAWLDPRIGYGAS
- a CDS encoding ABC transporter substrate-binding protein encodes the protein MHQATRIDVSIPFSNVYIGLLRKDPVDGETVIPSMAKAWTISPDGTEYILTLQPGIKWHDGQALTTEAVAWSLNRMARPPRGVISPRASGLLVGMVQAEALDAARVRITLDAPSGSFLDRLANDWITVLPKHILDKKQGDALDVVVGTGAFKFVRYNANVSVELTKNKEYFVPARPYLDGITFFIIPEDRTAFAALRTGRVQLTTVASRAISATEAELVESDPDLSKKILVERYASPSKNGFMPNNEIAPWKDVRVRRAASLAMDRQAAVTIAKDAVIGGYLSPRTKWGIPVEELVKRPGFRQPKDQDIAEAKRLMADAGYANGIDIPLLCRLGFDCEQMAPLLGSDLARIGIRAKIVPTATNVLTEIFNKGQYSAALYSATAPLADPDSLLTSYLTGDGRNWSRFGDAQVDAWFKEQSRTLDQSKRLEIVRKIEERLLELEPLPSLYFRDYLRARWRTVKGFRSGPDLFQDENLEYAWLDK